The Vicia villosa cultivar HV-30 ecotype Madison, WI unplaced genomic scaffold, Vvil1.0 ctg.000716F_1_1, whole genome shotgun sequence genome includes a region encoding these proteins:
- the LOC131630694 gene encoding protein FAR1-RELATED SEQUENCE 5-like — protein MDNGEDADDVGRNNGSYVDNDEGKEDLDDYKDIGEISDDDIRDMKFESEKKACEFYETYAEYHGFAVRRDEIDRDFKKNIVMRQLVCNREGKRHKKHMLMVDRHRGPRPITRTGCLARLRVAYDVVSRSWRVVAFESAHNHKLTPQRFVHFIPKYRRLSEADKALVDGLHTCGVRTCHILGFMLGQKGGHEDLGFIKKDLYNYFSNGAKVKRENGDAFAALSYLQAKADNDPMFFSKFTTTEDGRLQNLFWSDGTSRFDFECFGDVVAFDTTYKKNRYDCQII, from the exons ATGGATAATGGTGAAGATGCTGATGATGTCGGGAGGAACAATGGTAGTTATGTGGATAATGACGAAGGAAAAGAGGATTTGGATGATTACAAAGATATAGGTGAAATCTCAGATGATGATATAAGAGATATGAAATTTGAATCAGAGAAAAAAGCTTGTGAGTTTTATGAAACATATGCAGAATATCATGGGTTTGCTGTAAGAAGAGATGAGATTGACCgtgatttcaaaaaaaatattgttatgcGCCAATTAGTTTGTAATAGAGAGGGGAAAAGACATAAAAAACATATGTTAATGGTGGATCGACATAGGGGGCCAAGGCCAATCACTCGAACAGGTTGTCTTGCTCGGTTGCGTGTGGCATATGATGTAGTAAGTAGAAGTTGGAGAGTTGTTGCATTTGAATCCGCTCATAATCATAAGTTAACTCCACAGCGGTTTGTCCATTTTATTCCTAAGTATCGTCGACTGAGTGAAGCTGATAAAGCGCTTGTTGATGGCTTGCATACATGTGGTGTTAGAACATGTCATATTTTGGGTTTTATGTTGGGTCAGAAAGGTGGTCATGAAGATTTGGGATTTATCAAGAAGGACCtatataattattttagtaaTGGAGCCAAGGTTAAAAGAGAAAATGGAGATGCTTTTGCTGCTTTGTCTTATTTACAGGCTAAAGCCGACAATGATCCGATGTTTTTTTCGAAGTTTACCACAACAGAGGATGGTCGTCTACAAAATTTATTTTGGTCAGATGGAACTAGCCGATTTGACTTTGAATGTTTTGGTGATGTGGTTGCATTTGACACGACCTATAAaaagaacag ATATGATTGTCAAATTATATAA
- the LOC131630686 gene encoding probable leucine-rich repeat receptor-like serine/threonine-protein kinase At3g14840 isoform X1 → MNTCSPFFFLSLIAIWLISLTAFGATTIHPDEKKALEDIGKSLGKKDWNFDIDPCSNKPNWFTPPIPKILENNVTCNCSVPSDNFCHVTIISLKGQNLQGSLPRELNRLQYLQTIDLSRNYLNGTIPKEWGSMTNLLNINLLGNRLTGSIPKEIANISTLIQLELTANQMSGNITSELGNLPQIRTLRFSSNNFSGELPVTLAKLATLQEFQISDNQFSGKIPDFIQNWTNINTLIIQGSGLSGPIPSEISLLKNLTDLRISDLNGSEYAPLPQLKNMTSLSKLLLRNCNINGTLPDLGTKASLKYL, encoded by the exons atgaacACTTGCTCTCCATTTTTCTTCCTTTCACTCATTGCCATATGGCTCATATCTCTAACAGCTTTTGGAGCTACTACCATTCACCCGGACGAAA agaaagcTCTTGAAGATATAGGTAAATCACTTGGTAAGAAGGATTGGAACTTCGACATAGATCCATGCAGCAACAAACCTAACTGGTTTACGCCTCCCATACCCAAAATCTTAGAAAACAATGTAACCTGTAACTGCTCTGTTCCTAGTGACAACTTCTGTCATGTTACTATAAT AAGTTTGAAAGGGCAAAATCTTCAAGGCAGTCTCCCACGGGAACTGAACAGGTTGCAATACCTTCAAACTAT TGACCTCTCTCGCAATTACTTGAACGGTACAATTCCTAAAGAATGGGGCTCCATGACGAATCTTCTTAACAT TAATCTCCTTGGAAATCGATTAACGGGTTCAATACCAAAGGAGATTGCAAATATATCAACCCTGATTCAGTT GGAGTTAACGGCTAATCAAATGTCTGGAAATATTACTTCTGAGCTTGGGAATCTCCCCCAGATTCGAACACT GCGATTTTCGTCTAACAATTTTTCTGGAGAGCTACCTGTGACATTGGCCAAGCTCGCTACATTGCAAGAGTT CCAAATTTCGGACAACCAATTCTCAGGAAAGATACCCGATTTTATTCAGAACTGGACTAATATCAATACGCT AATCATTCAAGGGAGCGGATTAAGTGGACCAATTCCTTCCGAAATTTCACTATTGAAAAACTTAACCGACTT GAGAATTAGTGATTTAAATGGATCTGAATATGCACCTTTGCCGCAACTTAAAAATATGACATCGTTAAGCAAACT GCTTCTAAGGAATTGCAACATCAATGGAACACTACCTGATCTCGGGACTAAGGCATCGTTAAAATACTTGTAA
- the LOC131630686 gene encoding probable leucine-rich repeat receptor-like serine/threonine-protein kinase At3g14840 isoform X3, producing MNTCSPFFFLSLIAIWLISLTAFGATTIHPDEKKALEDIGKSLGKKDWNFDIDPCSNKPNWFTPPIPKILENNVTCNCSVPSDNFCHVTIISLKGQNLQGSLPRELNRLQYLQTIDLSRNYLNGTIPKEWGSMTNLLNMELTANQMSGNITSELGNLPQIRTLRFSSNNFSGELPVTLAKLATLQEFQISDNQFSGKIPDFIQNWTNINTLIIQGSGLSGPIPSEISLLKNLTDLRISDLNGSEYAPLPQLKNMTSLSKLLLRNCNINGTLPDLGTKASLKYL from the exons atgaacACTTGCTCTCCATTTTTCTTCCTTTCACTCATTGCCATATGGCTCATATCTCTAACAGCTTTTGGAGCTACTACCATTCACCCGGACGAAA agaaagcTCTTGAAGATATAGGTAAATCACTTGGTAAGAAGGATTGGAACTTCGACATAGATCCATGCAGCAACAAACCTAACTGGTTTACGCCTCCCATACCCAAAATCTTAGAAAACAATGTAACCTGTAACTGCTCTGTTCCTAGTGACAACTTCTGTCATGTTACTATAAT AAGTTTGAAAGGGCAAAATCTTCAAGGCAGTCTCCCACGGGAACTGAACAGGTTGCAATACCTTCAAACTAT TGACCTCTCTCGCAATTACTTGAACGGTACAATTCCTAAAGAATGGGGCTCCATGACGAATCTTCTTAACAT GGAGTTAACGGCTAATCAAATGTCTGGAAATATTACTTCTGAGCTTGGGAATCTCCCCCAGATTCGAACACT GCGATTTTCGTCTAACAATTTTTCTGGAGAGCTACCTGTGACATTGGCCAAGCTCGCTACATTGCAAGAGTT CCAAATTTCGGACAACCAATTCTCAGGAAAGATACCCGATTTTATTCAGAACTGGACTAATATCAATACGCT AATCATTCAAGGGAGCGGATTAAGTGGACCAATTCCTTCCGAAATTTCACTATTGAAAAACTTAACCGACTT GAGAATTAGTGATTTAAATGGATCTGAATATGCACCTTTGCCGCAACTTAAAAATATGACATCGTTAAGCAAACT GCTTCTAAGGAATTGCAACATCAATGGAACACTACCTGATCTCGGGACTAAGGCATCGTTAAAATACTTGTAA
- the LOC131630686 gene encoding probable leucine-rich repeat receptor-like serine/threonine-protein kinase At3g14840 isoform X2 yields MNTCSPFFFLSLIAIWLISLTAFGATTIHPDEKKALEDIGKSLGKKDWNFDIDPCSNKPNWFTPPIPKILENNVTCNCSVPSDNFCHVTIISLKGQNLQGSLPRELNRLQYLQTIDLSRNYLNGTIPKEWGSMTNLLNINLLGNRLTGSIPKEIANISTLIQLELTANQMSGNITSELGNLPQIRTLRFSSNNFSGELPVTLAKLATLQEFQISDNQFSGKIPDFIQNWTNINTLRISDLNGSEYAPLPQLKNMTSLSKLLLRNCNINGTLPDLGTKASLKYL; encoded by the exons atgaacACTTGCTCTCCATTTTTCTTCCTTTCACTCATTGCCATATGGCTCATATCTCTAACAGCTTTTGGAGCTACTACCATTCACCCGGACGAAA agaaagcTCTTGAAGATATAGGTAAATCACTTGGTAAGAAGGATTGGAACTTCGACATAGATCCATGCAGCAACAAACCTAACTGGTTTACGCCTCCCATACCCAAAATCTTAGAAAACAATGTAACCTGTAACTGCTCTGTTCCTAGTGACAACTTCTGTCATGTTACTATAAT AAGTTTGAAAGGGCAAAATCTTCAAGGCAGTCTCCCACGGGAACTGAACAGGTTGCAATACCTTCAAACTAT TGACCTCTCTCGCAATTACTTGAACGGTACAATTCCTAAAGAATGGGGCTCCATGACGAATCTTCTTAACAT TAATCTCCTTGGAAATCGATTAACGGGTTCAATACCAAAGGAGATTGCAAATATATCAACCCTGATTCAGTT GGAGTTAACGGCTAATCAAATGTCTGGAAATATTACTTCTGAGCTTGGGAATCTCCCCCAGATTCGAACACT GCGATTTTCGTCTAACAATTTTTCTGGAGAGCTACCTGTGACATTGGCCAAGCTCGCTACATTGCAAGAGTT CCAAATTTCGGACAACCAATTCTCAGGAAAGATACCCGATTTTATTCAGAACTGGACTAATATCAATACGCT GAGAATTAGTGATTTAAATGGATCTGAATATGCACCTTTGCCGCAACTTAAAAATATGACATCGTTAAGCAAACT GCTTCTAAGGAATTGCAACATCAATGGAACACTACCTGATCTCGGGACTAAGGCATCGTTAAAATACTTGTAA